One genomic region from Campylobacter concisus encodes:
- a CDS encoding polyribonucleotide nucleotidyltransferase — protein sequence MQYSIEVNNQVEIFDLNKVAKQASGAVLLRVKNTVVLATVAREDTQVEEDFLPLTVQYIEKAYAAGKIPGGYVKRETKPGDFETLTARIIDRSLRPLFPKGYAYPTQIVVMVLSADPEVDLQVVSLNAASVALYLSDIPVNRPVCGVRVGYIDEKFVINPSNSELKQSAIDLYVAGTKGELLMIEMRSLPQQTTQLIPMVAIEPMIDPSLSDSMAQKQLMNEFSEDMMVEAIDFAGKAILRASSAYEEAFKEHKKEDAALELKPEIENENIAIYIDKFYKAEVKNAINQMAKSERASELSKIAKQISSDEVAQKEGWDEAVITNVLGKYKKKIVREQIINEGVRADGRGLEEVRPISIETNVLPNAHGSCLFTRGQTQALVVTTLGTDSDAQMYDILTEKVPFVEKFMFNYNFPGFSVGEASPLKAPGRRELGHGNLAKRALAPSIDLASPYTIRVVSEILESNGSSSMASVCGGSLALRAAGVNTLKLVAGVAMGLIFEGDKHAVLTDIMGLEDHDGDMDFKVAGTSDGITALQMDIKLGGISLEVLKEALYQAKRGREHILSLMTEADKNIEINEDVLPKLELFSVDPSKIVDIIGQAGKTIKEIIEKFEVSIDLDREKGEVKIAGGAKKNVDAAKDYIISITSKDNGRSFGKKPFKHDKERSKPNFNIGDEFFGTVKSVVDFGVFIELKDGIDGLLHISKIKAPLNVGDQVKVCVSEQKGNKISLSLVE from the coding sequence ATGCAATATAGTATAGAAGTCAATAATCAGGTTGAAATTTTTGATCTTAATAAAGTAGCAAAACAAGCTAGCGGAGCAGTGCTTTTAAGGGTAAAAAATACCGTCGTTTTAGCAACTGTTGCCAGAGAAGACACACAAGTTGAGGAGGATTTTTTACCTCTAACGGTGCAGTACATCGAAAAAGCTTACGCCGCTGGTAAAATTCCTGGCGGTTATGTTAAGCGCGAGACAAAGCCAGGCGACTTTGAAACGCTAACAGCTCGCATCATCGATAGATCTCTTAGACCGCTCTTTCCAAAAGGTTATGCTTATCCAACTCAAATAGTTGTAATGGTACTTTCAGCCGATCCTGAGGTTGATTTACAAGTTGTAAGTCTAAATGCGGCTTCAGTTGCACTATATCTTAGCGACATCCCAGTAAATCGCCCAGTATGTGGTGTTAGAGTTGGTTACATAGATGAAAAATTTGTGATCAATCCAAGCAACTCTGAACTAAAACAAAGTGCGATAGATCTTTATGTAGCTGGCACAAAAGGTGAGCTTTTGATGATCGAGATGAGAAGCTTGCCTCAGCAAACTACGCAGCTTATCCCGATGGTTGCGATCGAGCCGATGATAGATCCAAGCTTAAGTGATAGTATGGCTCAAAAACAGCTGATGAATGAATTTAGCGAAGATATGATGGTTGAGGCGATTGATTTTGCTGGTAAGGCGATACTAAGAGCTAGCAGTGCTTACGAAGAAGCTTTCAAAGAGCATAAGAAAGAGGACGCTGCGCTTGAGCTAAAACCTGAGATAGAAAATGAAAATATCGCTATTTACATCGATAAATTTTATAAAGCTGAAGTCAAAAATGCTATCAATCAAATGGCAAAAAGCGAGCGCGCGAGCGAACTTAGCAAGATCGCGAAACAAATTTCAAGCGATGAGGTCGCTCAAAAAGAGGGCTGGGATGAGGCTGTCATCACAAATGTCCTTGGCAAATATAAAAAGAAAATCGTTAGAGAGCAGATCATAAACGAGGGTGTAAGGGCCGATGGACGTGGTCTTGAAGAGGTTAGGCCTATTAGTATCGAAACAAATGTGCTTCCAAATGCACATGGCTCATGCCTCTTTACAAGAGGACAGACACAAGCCCTAGTTGTCACTACTCTTGGCACTGACAGTGACGCTCAAATGTATGACATCCTAACTGAAAAAGTACCTTTTGTAGAGAAATTTATGTTTAACTACAACTTTCCAGGCTTTAGCGTAGGTGAGGCAAGTCCACTAAAAGCTCCTGGTAGACGTGAGCTTGGACATGGAAATTTAGCCAAACGTGCCCTTGCGCCAAGTATCGATCTAGCTTCGCCATACACAATAAGAGTCGTTTCAGAAATTTTAGAGAGTAACGGCTCAAGCTCTATGGCTAGCGTTTGCGGTGGCTCGCTTGCACTTAGAGCAGCTGGCGTAAATACTTTAAAACTTGTCGCTGGTGTCGCTATGGGATTAATATTTGAAGGCGATAAACACGCAGTGCTAACAGATATCATGGGACTTGAAGATCACGATGGCGATATGGACTTTAAAGTAGCAGGTACAAGCGATGGTATCACAGCACTTCAGATGGATATTAAGCTTGGTGGCATTAGTTTAGAAGTGCTAAAAGAGGCACTTTATCAAGCAAAACGTGGTAGAGAGCATATCTTATCTTTGATGACAGAAGCTGATAAAAATATAGAAATAAATGAAGATGTGCTTCCAAAGCTTGAGCTATTTAGTGTTGATCCAAGCAAAATTGTAGACATCATCGGACAAGCTGGAAAAACCATAAAAGAGATCATTGAAAAATTTGAAGTTTCAATCGATCTTGATAGAGAAAAAGGCGAGGTAAAAATCGCTGGTGGAGCAAAGAAAAATGTCGATGCCGCAAAAGATTACATCATCTCTATCACTTCAAAAGACAATGGACGTTCATTTGGCAAAAAGCCGTTTAAACACGACAAAGAGCGTTCAAAACCAAATTTTAATATCGGTGATGAGTTTTTTGGAACTGTAAAGAGTGTGGTTGATTTTGGTGTGTTTATCGAGCTAAAAGATGGCATTGATGGCTTGCTTCATATCTCGAAGATAAAAGCTCCATTAAATGTAGGTGATCAGGTCAAAGTATGTGTGAGCGAGCAAAAAGGAAATAAAATTTCGCTCTCTTTGGTTGAATAA
- the dnaE gene encoding DNA polymerase III subunit alpha, translating to MSENSSFTHLHLHTEYSLLDGANKIKELAHVLHDRGDTAAAITDHGNMFGAIDFYKAMKKEGIKPLIGIEAYVHNGEQLDDKSTKQRFHLILIAKNETGYKNLMYLSSMSYIEGFYYYPRINKKILKEHSEGLVCSSACLQGEVSWHLNLSDRNVKFGAKGYERAKEVALEYKEIFGDDFYLEIMRHGIGDQKRIDDDILRIAKETGIKVIATNDTHYTFKERADAHEVFMCIAMNKTLDDPNRLRHSVHEFFVKSKEQMSELFLDIPEVIENTQEIVDKCNLEIKLGNPTPPNFKFTLECSKERNLTLPEPKNRYSFKNDAVFFEYECRKGLEERLKFVPENLHDEYKKRLEIEIGIINKMNFPGYMMIVWDFINEAKSRGVPVGPGRGSAAGSLVAYSLKITDLDPIPYNLLFERFLNPERVSMPDIDVDFCQSRRGEIIDYVTQKYGKFNVAGVITFGKLLAKGVIRDVARVCDMPYAEADAMAKLIPDELGITLKDAYEKEPKIAELISQNPKAAKIWKFALDLEGLNRNAGQHAAGVVISNEELWNKTPLFRQPNSPEDRYVTQYSLKYLEDVDLIKFDFLGLKTLTVIDNAIKLVKQRTSKDIIWEQIDKNDSNVYKMIQSGQAIGIFQIEGEGMRKLGTSLRPDCFEDIVAMLALYRPGPMESGMLDDFVKRKHGEAEITYSFKELEPILAPTYGVIVYQEQVMQIVQAIGGFSLGGADLVRRAMGKKIKEEMDRLKGEFVKGAEAKGLNGQKADDLFELIVKFAGYGFNKSHSAAYAYVTFQTAYLKAYYPAEFMAALLTSEESNVDKIVRYIDEIKRINIEILPPSINKSSKEFSVVKNEGHDGIIFGLGAIKGVGGAAIENIITEREANGEFKSMDDFVSRIDPFKVNKKVFESLIKAGCFDEFGFSRKMLMQNVENIIEACKSAAQIRKNAVESLFGEDESMNDVRINFVTINDEFDIKQILKFEQESVGIYLSGHPLDDYKDEINKIKYTLSSEFESLPQSAEILVVGKIEDFSTRITKSGKKMGTINVLDFHGNIEIAVFERELGNIEDIVKDEAKRDLPYAFRINITKDDQFVRTNLNEVYSLEDAQNLDFKTRKLKQNSKFSKNEEASAPQKAREYAELEVLLCLSELSKDKITNLYNLGYNEHIKSGTHNDKRLVIKIKNENTAQIFVYKTKFVVNDSFKEKALQAIAC from the coding sequence ATGAGTGAAAATTCTAGCTTTACACACCTGCATTTACACACCGAATACTCCCTTCTTGACGGAGCGAACAAGATAAAAGAGCTAGCCCACGTACTTCATGATAGAGGCGACACAGCAGCGGCGATTACTGATCACGGCAATATGTTTGGAGCGATAGATTTTTACAAGGCGATGAAAAAAGAGGGGATAAAACCGCTAATTGGCATCGAAGCCTACGTGCATAACGGCGAGCAGCTTGATGATAAGAGCACCAAGCAGCGTTTTCACCTTATACTAATCGCCAAAAACGAGACTGGCTATAAAAATTTGATGTATCTTAGCTCCATGAGCTACATCGAGGGCTTTTACTACTATCCTCGCATTAATAAAAAGATATTAAAAGAGCATAGCGAGGGCTTGGTTTGTAGCTCTGCTTGCTTGCAGGGTGAGGTGAGTTGGCACTTAAATTTAAGCGATCGTAACGTCAAATTTGGCGCAAAGGGCTATGAGAGAGCAAAAGAGGTCGCGCTTGAGTATAAAGAAATTTTTGGAGATGACTTTTATCTTGAGATCATGCGTCATGGCATCGGCGATCAAAAACGCATTGATGATGATATTTTGCGCATCGCCAAAGAGACTGGCATAAAGGTCATCGCCACAAACGATACTCACTACACTTTTAAAGAGCGAGCTGACGCGCATGAGGTTTTTATGTGTATCGCGATGAACAAAACTTTAGATGATCCAAACCGACTTCGTCACAGCGTTCATGAGTTTTTTGTTAAGAGCAAAGAGCAGATGAGTGAGCTATTTTTAGATATCCCTGAAGTGATAGAAAATACCCAAGAGATCGTGGATAAGTGCAATCTTGAGATCAAACTTGGCAACCCAACTCCGCCAAATTTTAAATTTACACTTGAGTGCTCCAAGGAGAGAAATTTAACACTTCCAGAGCCTAAAAATAGATATAGTTTTAAAAATGATGCTGTATTTTTTGAATATGAATGTAGAAAGGGGCTTGAAGAGAGGCTAAAATTTGTCCCTGAAAATTTACATGACGAATACAAAAAGCGCCTTGAGATAGAGATTGGCATCATAAATAAAATGAATTTCCCAGGCTATATGATGATCGTTTGGGACTTCATAAATGAGGCTAAAAGTAGAGGTGTGCCAGTTGGTCCAGGACGTGGTTCTGCGGCTGGCAGCTTGGTCGCTTATTCACTAAAGATCACTGACCTTGATCCGATCCCATACAACCTACTTTTTGAGAGATTTCTAAACCCAGAGCGTGTTAGCATGCCAGATATTGACGTGGATTTTTGTCAAAGTAGACGCGGCGAGATAATTGACTATGTTACGCAAAAATATGGAAAATTTAACGTTGCTGGCGTTATTACCTTTGGTAAATTGCTCGCAAAAGGTGTCATTAGAGACGTTGCTAGGGTTTGTGATATGCCTTACGCCGAAGCTGATGCGATGGCAAAGTTAATACCTGATGAACTAGGCATTACGCTAAAAGATGCTTATGAAAAAGAGCCAAAGATAGCTGAACTAATAAGTCAAAATCCAAAGGCAGCTAAAATTTGGAAATTTGCACTTGACCTTGAGGGACTAAATAGAAATGCCGGCCAGCACGCAGCAGGTGTCGTTATCTCAAATGAGGAGTTATGGAACAAAACTCCGCTATTTCGTCAGCCAAACAGCCCAGAAGATCGCTATGTTACGCAGTATAGCCTTAAATATCTTGAGGATGTTGATTTAATTAAATTTGACTTTCTTGGACTAAAAACGCTAACGGTTATCGATAATGCCATAAAGCTAGTAAAACAACGAACTAGCAAGGATATTATTTGGGAGCAGATCGATAAAAACGATTCTAATGTTTATAAAATGATACAAAGCGGCCAAGCGATAGGAATTTTCCAAATCGAGGGCGAGGGCATGAGAAAGCTAGGAACTAGCTTGCGTCCGGACTGCTTCGAGGATATCGTCGCGATGCTAGCGCTCTACCGCCCAGGACCGATGGAAAGTGGTATGCTTGATGACTTCGTCAAAAGAAAACATGGTGAGGCGGAGATAACCTACTCATTTAAAGAGCTTGAGCCGATCCTTGCGCCAACATACGGCGTGATCGTCTATCAAGAACAAGTTATGCAAATCGTTCAAGCCATAGGCGGCTTTAGCCTTGGCGGGGCGGACCTTGTACGCCGTGCGATGGGTAAAAAGATCAAAGAAGAGATGGACAGGCTAAAGGGCGAGTTTGTAAAAGGCGCTGAGGCAAAAGGGCTAAATGGACAAAAAGCAGACGATCTTTTCGAGCTAATTGTAAAATTTGCAGGATATGGCTTTAATAAATCTCACTCCGCCGCCTACGCCTACGTCACATTTCAAACGGCTTATCTTAAGGCTTATTACCCGGCTGAATTTATGGCTGCACTTCTTACAAGCGAAGAGAGCAACGTCGATAAGATTGTGCGTTATATCGATGAGATCAAGCGCATAAATATAGAAATTTTGCCGCCATCTATCAATAAATCAAGCAAGGAATTTAGCGTCGTGAAAAATGAGGGTCACGACGGCATTATATTTGGGCTTGGCGCGATTAAAGGCGTTGGTGGAGCGGCTATTGAAAATATTATCACTGAGCGTGAAGCAAATGGCGAATTTAAGAGTATGGATGACTTTGTTTCAAGGATAGATCCTTTTAAAGTAAATAAAAAGGTCTTTGAAAGCCTTATAAAAGCTGGATGTTTTGATGAGTTTGGCTTTAGTCGTAAGATGCTTATGCAAAATGTAGAAAATATCATAGAAGCTTGCAAAAGTGCTGCGCAGATCCGTAAAAATGCAGTTGAGAGTTTATTCGGCGAAGATGAGAGCATGAACGATGTGAGGATAAATTTTGTCACTATAAATGATGAATTTGACATCAAACAAATTTTAAAATTTGAACAAGAGAGCGTTGGTATCTACCTCTCAGGCCATCCGCTTGATGATTATAAAGACGAGATCAACAAGATAAAATACACTCTAAGCTCAGAATTTGAGAGCTTGCCGCAAAGCGCTGAAATTTTAGTCGTTGGTAAGATCGAGGACTTTAGCACAAGGATAACCAAAAGTGGCAAGAAAATGGGCACTATAAACGTGCTTGATTTTCACGGAAATATCGAGATCGCAGTCTTTGAAAGAGAGCTTGGCAACATCGAAGATATAGTAAAAGATGAAGCAAAACGCGACCTACCTTATGCTTTTAGGATAAATATCACAAAAGATGATCAATTTGTAAGGACAAATTTAAACGAGGTTTATAGCCTAGAAGATGCGCAAAATTTAGACTTTAAAACAAGAAAGCTAAAACAAAACTCTAAATTTTCTAAAAATGAAGAGGCGAGCGCCCCTCAAAAAGCAAGAGAGTATGCTGAGCTAGAGGTACTTTTATGCCTTAGTGAGCTTAGCAAAGATAAGATCACTAATCTTTATAATCTTGGCTATAACGAACATATAAAAAGTGGCACACACAACGATAAACGCCTTGTTATTAAGATAAAAAATGAAAATACGGCTCAAATTTTTGTCTATAAGACAAAATTTGTTGTAAATGACAGCTTTAAAGAAAAAGCACTTCAAGCAATAGCTTGCTAA
- a CDS encoding sodium:proton antiporter, whose protein sequence is MITAKFKDQLEAASKLIEILPKKELVDKKTIVVCMSLESVILTDAVCRSLNLSYEMLFSEPIPAPNNSECDVAIVSETEDIVLNDKLIKAFNISYDYIYGEAHRKYEEKILKNVYKYRKGNLIGELKDKNILLIDEGCETGMTALICIKTLLDVKVKSISYATPVIATDVFTNLNDMVDEIYTINKIVDFIDVDSYYEKKIEATSERIMSILEESPHYLPLQKQQGDKNNAI, encoded by the coding sequence AGGCAGCTAGCAAGCTAATTGAAATTTTGCCAAAAAAAGAGCTCGTAGATAAAAAGACGATAGTTGTTTGTATGTCTCTTGAGTCAGTTATACTCACAGATGCAGTTTGTAGAAGTTTAAATTTAAGCTACGAGATGCTCTTTAGCGAGCCAATACCTGCGCCAAATAATAGCGAATGCGACGTTGCAATAGTTAGTGAGACAGAAGATATAGTATTAAACGATAAGCTTATAAAAGCTTTTAATATAAGCTATGACTATATTTATGGCGAAGCGCATAGAAAATATGAAGAAAAAATTTTAAAAAACGTTTATAAATACCGAAAAGGAAATTTGATAGGAGAGCTAAAAGATAAAAATATTTTACTAATCGATGAGGGGTGCGAGACTGGTATGACGGCACTCATTTGCATAAAGACGTTGCTTGATGTGAAGGTAAAATCCATCTCATACGCGACGCCAGTGATTGCTACTGATGTCTTTACAAATTTAAATGATATGGTCGATGAAATTTACACGATAAATAAGATAGTCGATTTTATCGATGTGGATTCGTATTACGAGAAAAAGATCGAAGCTACGAGTGAGCGTATCATGTCAATATTAGAAGAGAGCCCTCATTATTTGCCGTTACAAAAACAACAAGGAGATAAAAATAATGCAATATAG
- a CDS encoding universal stress protein encodes MKYKKLLFPIGAGDDIEPRIYGALKVAQWFNTHMEIMTCQLDPSVVYNMKMTLRGGVLFEEFLKSAKSELAVEHEENEKIFNKICAELGIKVTSEIIEDVCTANFTIHSGKRSAIVEQESKFCDLVVAAVPLDGKITGTFESAVLKSGKNAIVIPRKMREFKADNILVSWTGTTQSSRALTGSIDLLKKAKKVQCITSKASLGDNAELNLKKLEEYFKIHGISATFEVIATTMIPGEALLKAAIDRNADLIVASRYGENGLMEMVLGGTSRFFLEHTNIPVYL; translated from the coding sequence ATGAAATACAAAAAGTTGCTTTTTCCAATAGGAGCTGGAGACGATATCGAGCCAAGAATTTATGGTGCCCTAAAGGTTGCTCAGTGGTTTAACACACATATGGAAATTATGACTTGTCAGCTTGACCCAAGCGTAGTTTATAATATGAAAATGACGCTTCGTGGAGGAGTGCTTTTTGAAGAATTTCTAAAATCAGCTAAATCTGAACTAGCTGTCGAGCATGAAGAGAATGAGAAAATTTTCAATAAAATTTGTGCTGAGCTTGGCATAAAAGTAACTAGTGAAATCATTGAAGATGTTTGCACTGCAAATTTTACTATTCATAGTGGCAAAAGAAGCGCGATAGTGGAGCAAGAGAGTAAATTTTGCGATCTAGTGGTGGCTGCTGTGCCACTTGATGGAAAGATCACTGGCACATTTGAGTCAGCTGTTTTAAAAAGCGGTAAAAATGCGATTGTAATCCCTAGAAAAATGCGTGAGTTTAAAGCCGATAATATCCTTGTAAGCTGGACTGGTACGACACAAAGCTCAAGAGCATTAACAGGCTCGATCGATCTTTTAAAAAAGGCAAAAAAGGTTCAGTGCATTACCTCAAAAGCAAGCCTTGGTGATAATGCCGAGCTAAATCTTAAAAAGCTTGAAGAGTACTTCAAAATTCATGGCATATCAGCCACTTTTGAAGTGATCGCTACCACGATGATACCTGGTGAAGCACTTTTAAAAGCAGCTATTGATAGAAATGCTGATCTAATCGTTGCTAGCAGATATGGTGAAAATGGTCTTATGGAAATGGTGCTTGGTGGCACTTCGAGATTTTTCTTAGAACACACAAATATCCCAGTTTATTTATAA